Proteins encoded together in one Acanthochromis polyacanthus isolate Apoly-LR-REF ecotype Palm Island chromosome 12, KAUST_Apoly_ChrSc, whole genome shotgun sequence window:
- the LOC127536340 gene encoding synaptobrevin-like isoform X1 translates to MSAPDAAAPPAGAPGAPGAPGADGAPAGAPAGPPNTSSNRRLQQTQAQVEEVVDIMRVNVDKVLERDQKLSELDDRADALQAGASQFESCAAKLKNKYWWKNCKMMIMMGIIGVIVVGIIFLYFFH, encoded by the exons AT GTCTGCCCCAGACGCTGCCGCCCCTCCAGCCGGAGCCCCCGGAGCCCCTGGAGCCCCCGGAGCCGATGGAGCTCCGGCCGGAGCTCCAGCTGGACCCCccaacaccagcagcaaccGCCGGCTACAGCAGACTCAGGCCCAGGTGGAGGAG GTGGTGGACATCATGCGGGTGAACGTGGACAAAGTCCTGGAGAGAGACCAGAAGCTGTCGGAGCTGGACGACAGAGCCGACGCTCTCCAGGCCGGAGCCTCCCAGTTCGAAAGCTGCGCAGCCAAGCTAAAAAACAAATACTGGTGGAAGAACTGCAag ATGATGATCATGATGGGAATCATCGGAGTCATCGTGGTTGGAATCATCTTCT TATATTTCTTCCACTGA
- the LOC127536340 gene encoding synaptobrevin-like isoform X2, producing MSAPDAAAPPAGAPGAPGAPGADGAPAGAPAGPPNTSSNRRLQQTQAQVEEVVDIMRVNVDKVLERDQKLSELDDRADALQAGASQFESCAAKLKNKYWWKNCKMMIMMGIIGVIVVGIIFLYFFH from the exons GTCTGCCCCAGACGCTGCCGCCCCTCCAGCCGGAGCCCCCGGAGCCCCTGGAGCCCCCGGAGCCGATGGAGCTCCGGCCGGAGCTCCAGCTGGACCCCccaacaccagcagcaaccGCCGGCTACAGCAGACTCAGGCCCAGGTGGAGGAG GTGGTGGACATCATGCGGGTGAACGTGGACAAAGTCCTGGAGAGAGACCAGAAGCTGTCGGAGCTGGACGACAGAGCCGACGCTCTCCAGGCCGGAGCCTCCCAGTTCGAAAGCTGCGCAGCCAAGCTAAAAAACAAATACTGGTGGAAGAACTGCAag ATGATGATCATGATGGGAATCATCGGAGTCATCGTGGTTGGAATCATCTTCT TATATTTCTTCCACTGA